The sequence GTGCACTACCAGTTAGTGTTAAAGTAGCATTTGCTCCTGAAACTAATGCTCCTACATTCCAAACAAAACTGCCCGTTCCTCCAGATGCAACCGTTCCTTGGCTTGGTGCAGAGGTAAAGGTATAACCTGCAGGTAAATCAGTATCGGTTACTTGAACATTTGTAGCTTGATTAGGCCCATTGTTAGTAACAACAAAAGTATAGGTTAATCCCGAAGCTCCAGTGGCTATAGTAGTTGGGTTTACTGTTTTGGTAACGCTTAAATTAGCTGAAGGGGTAACGGTACTTGTAATAGTAACAGTAGGAGTTCCATCGCCACCACCTGAAGCTGATGCTGTATTTGTAGCGGATGCTGTAGCTGTAGGGGCTATAGTAACGTTAACAAAAAACTGAGCCGTGCCTCCATTTGGAGCAAGGGACCCAGTTATTTGTGCGGTAAACCCATTAGCTGTACCTATTATAGCGGTTGCACCACCATTATCAGCTGTTGCTGCAAAGGTAAAGCCACTTGGTAGAGTGTCTGTTACTGTTATAGTGCCTGATGTAGGTGCATGACCTACATTAGTGACCGTAAGCTGGTATTGCGCTGGTTGTCCAACTATAAGATTTCCAATAGGAGCTTTATTTATAGTTAAAACTGGAGCTGCGTTATTAGCGATAGTTACTGTGCCGATATTGCTGCAACCACAGCTTGAACCTGATGAACTATTTTGGATAACTTGATAAGTAAAGTTATCAATAGCAGGAACAGGGGTTCCTGGCGTGGGAGTATAAGTAAAAATTGTATTTGTTGTTGGAACGGTATCTTGATTTGCTGGAGTTAAAGTCCCTTGCGTAGGGTTAGTTACTATTTGTACTAATGGCGTAGTGCCTGCACATGCGGCACTTGCATGAATATGTGTTGATAAATCGATAGTTATAGGATTGTTTTCTGTTGTTGTTACGCTAAAGCTATCAACTGTAGGAGAAGCTATACGCGGAAGACTGTTTATTTCGCGGCCACCATTGGTCTCTGCAATACCAAATCTATCACAGGAAGCCCAAGCAAGTGCTGCAACGTTACCAGTATTTAATGCACTATAGCTGCTTACCAAGCTAGCTGGTGTTGCAGCAGATACAATAGGATCAAATCGGTATATATTAAAGATTTGACCATTATTATCCGTAGCAAAATATTTACCATCAGGTGACCAAGCTATAACGGTGCCACCACTACCACTTAATCCACTAATCGTTTGTACTAGGGCTAATGCTTGCGTAGAATAATTAAATTGATAAATATTAATAGTGCCATTGCCAAAGCCTACAGCAATATAGCCCGTTTCTTGACCACTGAGAGTATAAATCGCAGGTGACCAAGCTACATATTTTACACTTCCTGTTAAAGTAGTTGTAGGTGTTATAGCTGATCCTATAGAGCTAGAAGTATAAGGATATACTTGTAGAGTGCTACCCGAAATAGTTGTATCAGTGCCTACAGCAATATATTGTATGCCTAAGGCTCTTATGGGAGAAAATGATACACTATTAATAGTAGCAGGTATAATTTTAGTTGCTGGAGATGCAAAGGGGTTTCCTTGCGTTGTGTCATAAATATAAAGGTTGGTATTTCCATTATTGCTTGTTGTTCCCGCTGCTAAATGGCTATCACAAGAGAAATCAAGACCATTAATTCTATTTGATACCGTTGTGGTATTAGTCACCGCAGTTGATTGAGGTGTAGAAGTTAAACCTGCATATAAATTAAGTGTGGTACCTACACCAACAGCAAGGCACGATGAAGGAGCCCATGCTATCGCAGTGCCGCCATTATTTTCTAGTAAATTTATATTAGAGCCAAAACCTGAAGGCATAGTAGGTGTAATAATAACTTTCCCTTGACTTTGACCGGATTGCTGTAGATTAATAGCTGCTATAAAAGTAGCATCTTGATTAAAGATTAAGCGCTGACTTTGGCTGCTTAAACCGTTTGTATCGCTTATTATATTTGTTAGGGTTCCTGGTTGTAAGTCAGCAAAGCAAACACACGCATTGGGGCTACAGGTTGCAATGCATGCACGTGTAACTGTTTTTGAGTAAGAAGTTTTAGTGTTTGTGTGTTCACAAAATGTATTTGTGCTAGTAAGCATACCAAGTAGAGTTAACGTAAAAAAATACCAAGCAACTAGAGACTTAGATAGTGTGTGAGAAGTGGTTTTCATATACTTTGTCCTTTTTTAATAGAAATTAATATGCCAGAAATAGGGTAATGGAATTTGTTAAAAAACAGTTATGTTGTAGGTTTTTTTCTGAAATTATAGTAAATGCAGTACCTGTTTAGTTGCTTGTAATTTAAAATCTACTACTAAGCAAGTAAGCTTTCTGTACACTATAAAAACTTTTAAAAAATAATACTAGAGATAGACAAAATATTTGTTAGTAATAACACTACAAATTAGATTTTTTGGTATATATACTTTAATTATCAGCCTTATGAGCAGAAGTATATTTGTTATATAAGCTTAGTGAATTAGTAATAAGACAATCAGCAGTAACTGTGTTTGTTGAACCTAGGGTAACAGCTTTTGGTTTTACGAGTGTTATATAGGTATTTTTGAGGTTTTTATAATTATAGTGTTCTACCCACTTTCTGCCACCTTGAGCTTTTTTTAAATAAAGTTGGTAATTATTAAAGACAGCTTTCATTGCTTGACTAACATGAGAGAGCTTGCATACAGAATATGAGCCGACAGTTTCTTTTAAATGGGGATAATAAGCTGGTATTGTAATTTGAGCAGCTACGGGGCAAATAAAACCGGAATTACAAAGAGTTGATTGTGAGCTATTATCTACTGCGATAACAGGTATGCCTAAAGCAAGTGATTCGCGTCCTTGTAGTGAGTATCCTTCACCTTTAGATACTGATATGTAGCAATCAAATGAACTCATAAACGCTGTATAATCCTGCCAGGATAGTTTATTAGCGGTAATTTCAACGTTAGTTAACCCAAGTTTTTTTATATGTGCTTTAAGTTCATCTAGTAATGGGCTTTGGTTTCTACCGTTAATTTTGAGTGTAACTTGTGGATTATTTTTAAAAGCTTGCGCAAAAGCGTCTAGAAGCATTACATGATTTTTGCGTGGATCAAAAGCTGCAGTAGTAGCAAATACGAATGGCTTATGAGAAGTTGCCTTTACGGGCTGCTCTAAAAATTCATCAAGGTACATTGCTGGAGGAAGAACAAAAATGGGTAAGGTTACCCCAGATTTTTGGTATACGCTTACTAAGCATTTGTCTGGTACTATAAGAGCATCAAAAGTGCTGTTAAATATTTTCACCCATGATTTAGGTATAGTATTAGACTCAAACTTGGTAAAAGCAAGTTTTATAGTACTTTTAGGTAGTTGTTTATAAAATGTATCAGGCACGATATCGAAATTATTGGTAACTACTACATCGGTAAATAAGGCTACTTTATACTTTGCTACACGATCATAAGAAGTTAAAATAGTTTTAATTCTTTCAGGCACATCAGTTAGATCTAAGTCTTTAATGCCACCTCGGGTGTTAATAAAGCCTAAAGATACAGCGTCTTTAAGGCAATCACAAAGTGTTATTGGCTGACGCCCCATACCATCAGCGAAATTTACAAAGCCTACAATAACTGCGTCATAGTTAGTTTTTTTGGGATATAGTTTTAGGTAGGTACTTACTGTTTCTTGTAAAGGGCCATATGGTCGGGCTGGTTGCCGCATATCGTTGTCTAGTTGTCGTTGCGCAAGTTCATCGAGAGCTAAAGCAGGATTATGCGTATGATCTTGCATAGCGCTCGTATTCCACTGAGTACCATAAATGTAATTGAGGCGCTTTGCTCCATTGGCTGGCCCTTTTATAGAGAGGCTCCCAAAAGTGTAATTTTTAAGCGGAAATAACTCTTCAGGGCGTATATAAATTGGCCCGCCATCCCGTTTTCCCCAAATAAAGGGGTTATCAGTGGTACTATACTGATGATAGAGATTGTTGTTTTTTTCATGCATTAAAAAAATATCTAAATAAGGGTAGAGTTTATTTGTGCCTGGAATTTCTGTGCCATCAAGTGGATATATAGTGTAGCCATAAGCAGTTTTTCCAAGACCGTATCCTAAATAATCAAGTGTAGGTTTAAGAGCAAGTAACTGCGCTTCTTGCTTGTTGTTTATACAAATATCAAGATCATCATCCCAGGGGATAATGCCGCCATGCCTAACAGCGCCTAAAAGAGTCCCGAAGTTACACCAATACTCAAGTTCTTCTTCTTGAAAAAGCTCATGAATATCTTTCATAATTTGGTAAAGTTTTATAATAGTTTTGCTTTCTGTATAATTAAAAGAAGCTACGCCGTGAGAGCAAAAAAGCAATAAAAAAAAGAGCAACAATCTCATGTTCAAGAACCTATACTAAGATATTTATTATAGAGCTTTTTAGAGTTAGTCATAAGGTATTCTG is a genomic window of Candidatus Dependentiae bacterium containing:
- a CDS encoding DUF11 domain-containing protein, coding for MKTTSHTLSKSLVAWYFFTLTLLGMLTSTNTFCEHTNTKTSYSKTVTRACIATCSPNACVCFADLQPGTLTNIISDTNGLSSQSQRLIFNQDATFIAAINLQQSGQSQGKVIITPTMPSGFGSNINLLENNGGTAIAWAPSSCLAVGVGTTLNLYAGLTSTPQSTAVTNTTTVSNRINGLDFSCDSHLAAGTTSNNGNTNLYIYDTTQGNPFASPATKIIPATINSVSFSPIRALGIQYIAVGTDTTISGSTLQVYPYTSSSIGSAITPTTTLTGSVKYVAWSPAIYTLSGQETGYIAVGFGNGTINIYQFNYSTQALALVQTISGLSGSGGTVIAWSPDGKYFATDNNGQIFNIYRFDPIVSAATPASLVSSYSALNTGNVAALAWASCDRFGIAETNGGREINSLPRIASPTVDSFSVTTTENNPITIDLSTHIHASAACAGTTPLVQIVTNPTQGTLTPANQDTVPTTNTIFTYTPTPGTPVPAIDNFTYQVIQNSSSGSSCGCSNIGTVTIANNAAPVLTINKAPIGNLIVGQPAQYQLTVTNVGHAPTSGTITVTDTLPSGFTFAATADNGGATAIIGTANGFTAQITGSLAPNGGTAQFFVNVTIAPTATASATNTASASGGGDGTPTVTITSTVTPSANLSVTKTVNPTTIATGASGLTYTFVVTNNGPNQATNVQVTDTDLPAGYTFTSAPSQGTVASGGTGSFVWNVGALVSGANATLTLTGSAPATAGIYQNIVTVTEDEFNPNPSPSATALVTVTATGTPLVISKSALNPFIVGQQGTYRVSVTNISGSDVTGIFVTDTLPIGFTLSPSNQFNNGFTITSTNVSNTTFRALNANTITAGQSLTFDVTVDIAANATPTASNTIGVNTSTVTPTASSVFTDPVQASADLAITKTALTSFVAGQNASYAINVTNNGPSTITSGIITVSDVLPAGLSFVSGTGTGWSVNAVGQVVTATLDTSVNNLTGGGTTSFTITVMVNAAITTANITNTATVTAVPGYNDTATADKTSSAIVTPQAPVLNITKTASSNFIAGQQGTYTIRVTNQGTAPVSGFMVTDTLPANITFVSAAGTGWTVVPFGTNTGFTATYNDSLNGGGAITSDLVITVDIAASIAPNTLTTNTAVVSTSTSMPITTVTTQADLSIVKTANTDQINVGDSLTYTLVLTNNGPSDATNTRVNDTLPTGFVPTSSVVPAGQSVSVAGNLLTWTIGSLAQGASTTLLFSGAAPDGATNGPVSITNTAIATSDAIDTIPANSTSTAITQVNPLAKADLAITKTALTSFVAGQSASYTITIKNNGPSTITSGIITVSDVLPAGLSFVSGTGTGWSVNAVGQVVTATLDTASNNLTGGGTTSFTITVMVNGAITTANITNTATVTAVPGYNDTATADKTSSAIVTPQAPVLNITKTASSNFIAGQQGTYTIKVTN
- a CDS encoding LicD family protein — encoded protein: MRLLLFFLLLFCSHGVASFNYTESKTIIKLYQIMKDIHELFQEEELEYWCNFGTLLGAVRHGGIIPWDDDLDICINNKQEAQLLALKPTLDYLGYGLGKTAYGYTIYPLDGTEIPGTNKLYPYLDIFLMHEKNNNLYHQYSTTDNPFIWGKRDGGPIYIRPEELFPLKNYTFGSLSIKGPANGAKRLNYIYGTQWNTSAMQDHTHNPALALDELAQRQLDNDMRQPARPYGPLQETVSTYLKLYPKKTNYDAVIVGFVNFADGMGRQPITLCDCLKDAVSLGFINTRGGIKDLDLTDVPERIKTILTSYDRVAKYKVALFTDVVVTNNFDIVPDTFYKQLPKSTIKLAFTKFESNTIPKSWVKIFNSTFDALIVPDKCLVSVYQKSGVTLPIFVLPPAMYLDEFLEQPVKATSHKPFVFATTAAFDPRKNHVMLLDAFAQAFKNNPQVTLKINGRNQSPLLDELKAHIKKLGLTNVEITANKLSWQDYTAFMSSFDCYISVSKGEGYSLQGRESLALGIPVIAVDNSSQSTLCNSGFICPVAAQITIPAYYPHLKETVGSYSVCKLSHVSQAMKAVFNNYQLYLKKAQGGRKWVEHYNYKNLKNTYITLVKPKAVTLGSTNTVTADCLITNSLSLYNKYTSAHKADN